A window of Chaetodon trifascialis isolate fChaTrf1 chromosome 3, fChaTrf1.hap1, whole genome shotgun sequence genomic DNA:
GCTGTCAAGATCAGACAGCAGTGccccacacaaaacacacacacaccctccccgGCCCTTCCCTCTTTGCCAAATTGCAGTCCCCCACCTGTCACTCAATCTCCCTCTTACCATACTCATGAACACTCtcaaaaacagcacagatgGGGAATGATCtgattaaaatgatttaatgattGAGGGGATTTCACTGCTGAGACCCTCTGTTTGGGTCCCCCCCCCGCCTCTATCACAGATTCAGACAtgttgctggtgctgctgctgtgaggcaGCGACAGGTGGATCGATCCGGAGCCAAACtattgctctgtgtctgttttgtcaATGTCAGCACATTGTGTTTGACTAATATTCAGCCACAATGtgcctttcacattttttcttccGATAGCACTTGTGGAGCCAGCGGAGGTATTGATTGGGGCAGAACTCTGCACTCATTAATATTTTAGTCCCAAAGCTTGCTGAACCTGGCACTTACAAATAGCTTCCTGTATAGGTTTCATATTGATTAGAGGTTTGTGTAAGAGGGCACTTTTCTTCAGAGGTTATTGAGATCATCAAGATGTTCCATTCATTTATTCCAATGAAAAAATCTTTTCCATCtcattatttatatatatatatatatatatatttcaggCTACATCCACGATTACATCATCCCCTCAGTGTTGAGGAGCACAAAGGAGCCAGGTCATGAGCAGACCGGGCTCTCCTCAGGGCCCCTGTACTCCCCAGGTGGCAGTGTCGGGGAAGAGTTCTCCGACCACGACATGGAGCATCCGGACAGCCCTGTCTCCAGCGGGACAGTTGAGTCAGACAGTAGTGGCCCTGGGTTGGAGGCGTGCACCATCGACACCTTCCTCATCTCCGATGGACGCTCCTGCCGGAGACCCAACCAGAGGTGTCCCCGGAAGAGAGGCAGTCAATCAGGCAGCAACAATGATGTCCGCTCGGCAGACTGCAGCCTTGCCAAAGGGAAATCCAAAGGGCGTCATGCATGTGGCGAGTGTGGCAAGTCTTACGCCACGTCCTCCAATCTGAGCAGACACAAGCAGACTCACCGTAGCCTGGACAGCCAGCAGGCCAGGAAGTGTCCCACCTGCCACAAAGTGTACGTGTCCATGCCAGCACTGGCCATGCACATGCTGACCCATGACCTGAAGCACGAGTGCTCGGTGTGTGGCAAAGCCTTCAGTCGACCCTGGCTCCTACAGGGCCACATGAGGTCTCACACTGGAGAGAAACCATTTGCCTGTGCCCACTGCGGCAAAGCCTTCGCCGACCGCTCCAACCTGCGCGCCCACATGCAGACCCACTCAGCCTTCAAGCACTACTCCTGCAAACGCTGCCACAAAAGCTTCGCACTCAAGTCCTACCTGAACAAGCACTATGAGTCGGCCTGCTTCAAAGGGTACCAGGCTGAGGATGACTGCAGCTCCGAGGACTGACTGAAAATATTCCTCTTTTCCATTTCTATTTATAAACTTTTAATGGTTCATTCAACAAAGTCAGAGAAAAGCTTGCCACTTTACTTCTCAGGCTTgtcacatgcatgcataataATCCTGCCTTTTGATAAGCAATAACCTCACTTTGAATTATTCAGGAATTATGTATGAAATTCATAAAAATCGCAGTGTTGATCACAAAggaaaaatattttatattgtttttataaaTTGAATTGCAATAATTTACATGCCAGTATTATTTTTTATGCCAACTAGTTCTTAATTTACCTCAAACATTTCTTATTCATTAaataatgtatttgtgtatttattaacTTATTTAACTATTTATTTGCCAATTTTCaaagattatttatttattattggtTGATGAATTTGTGAATTTAACATGG
This region includes:
- the LOC139329165 gene encoding transcriptional repressor scratch 1-like; the encoded protein is MPRSFLVKQLKVHDFSSSNYYHQHQQHWDDSYTVTHAITESATNLAVRLSENGYIHDYIIPSVLRSTKEPGHEQTGLSSGPLYSPGGSVGEEFSDHDMEHPDSPVSSGTVESDSSGPGLEACTIDTFLISDGRSCRRPNQRCPRKRGSQSGSNNDVRSADCSLAKGKSKGRHACGECGKSYATSSNLSRHKQTHRSLDSQQARKCPTCHKVYVSMPALAMHMLTHDLKHECSVCGKAFSRPWLLQGHMRSHTGEKPFACAHCGKAFADRSNLRAHMQTHSAFKHYSCKRCHKSFALKSYLNKHYESACFKGYQAEDDCSSED